A window of the Arachis duranensis cultivar V14167 chromosome 5, aradu.V14167.gnm2.J7QH, whole genome shotgun sequence genome harbors these coding sequences:
- the LOC107489486 gene encoding uncharacterized protein LOC107489486 — MPLYAKFLKELITKRRNWEAKETIVLTEECSAIIQKKLPQKMKDPGSFQIPGIIGDITIEKALCDLGASMNLMSLTMMRRMKIEEAKPTRMALQLADRTFKFPHGVVEDLLVKVEEFIFPADFVVLDMEEEANTSIILVRPFLATAGAIIDV; from the coding sequence atgccactctatgccaagttcttaaaggagcttaTAACCAAAAGGAGGAACTGGGAGGCAAAAGAAACCATAGTGTTGACTGAGGAATGCAGCGCCATCATACAGAAGAAGTTGCCTCAAAAGAtgaaagacccagggagttttcaaatACCCGGCATCATAGGGGATATCACTATTGAGAAAGCTTTATGTGATTTGGGAGCTAGCATGAATCTTatgtccctaaccatgatgagaaggatgaagattgaggaagccaagccaACAAGGATGGCACTCCAATTGGCTGACAGAACATTTAAGTTTCCACATGGGGTGGTGGAAGACTTGCTAGTGAAAGTAGAGGAATTCATCTTCCCTGCTGATTTCGTTGTGctggacatggaagaagaggccAACACGTCAATTATCCTAGtaagaccatttctagctactgctggagccatcattgatgtatAG